TATACAATGCTACAATTATGGGACGATGACAACGTGGGAAGGTTTTTGCTCAAAAAACATGGGAAAGTTATGGAGGAAAGCGTAATTCATGGAttatataatcagttgtataTGTTCTACGGTATAGAATTTGAACTTTGTTATAAAGTATCCGAggtttatgttaaataatatgagctttattagaaagtattaaGCTCATTcaattacacattaaaaacatgaactttaaattagctcagaaagaatatatataagctcggattcttataccttagttgtacaatgcttatggtacaactgaaTGTATAACCCTATTTGTGAAGAACGTGACTTTCAATAATAATCGACATATTATATTCTTCAATCTGAGATTATGGATATCCTATTTTATGACTTTACTAATTAAGTTAGTTGACATTTACATTAGTTGAAATTTTGTAGGAGGAACATAGGCAGTCCAAATAAAAAGGGTTGGAAATTCAAACTGAGATGTCTATATATGTCCAAAATAACTTCTTTATCAAATGCTCTGTTTGGCACGATATtttaggtagcttatttgaccaaaatttcagctacctgattttttttgcaagtgtttggcaaataacttatttggtcaaataaggtacctgaaatgaaatgctacctctttgagaaatcaggtacctgaaatgacttattttccattttatacctctttattctataatattaaataattttcatatccttttacgtcattttaccaaaatcattCCTTTTTCAAATTTAGtttgtcaaacacatttttatataatcgattctTATCACCTCCTAATTTTCAAATTACCTTATCGATTACCTTTTCAGTTTTTCAATTACCTTTTCGGTTTTAATTACTTTTTTCGGTTTATTCAATTTTTTTTAGTTAGTTTTGTCAAACAGAGCCAAAGTCTTATTTCAACAATTCAATGCTATAATATTGCtctagaaaataaataaataaaaggtaattattttgtaGATTCTCTTGAATTTGAAGTGAATTTTGTTTCTTAAATAGGGTTTAAACCCAAACTATTTACAAAAATGAGACTCAATTGAAACTATGTCAGTGGATCttatgagagaccgtctcccactaatttaatAGAAGACATAATAGAGAAAAAAGAAATTCAGTGACTCCCTCACCCCATTATGTGCTATGCAAGATGGATTCACGTCATCAAAGTATCAATTATTTTTAGGGTTAATTGATAGGAATAATCCCAACTATGTCTGTCCTGCTCAAAATAATCCCAACTTTTTAATAACacagaataatccaaactatgtcATCATTTAACTTTTATTACTACCAGTCTCTTAATAACCCATTGTCACCGGTAAACTTCTTTATTTCTTGGTTATAATATTTCTTTTTATAATTTTCTTCCTCTTCCATTTGTTTACTGTTCCTCTCCTCTTCTTCCCTTTCTTGATTGTTCTTATTTCTTCTTCCTCCATTTCAATTTGTCCAGAtttactcttcttttcttcctccaaaATTCTATAGGTTGTCCTGTTCATTCTTAAATTTCTGATTTACTTATTAGATCTTAATTTTCTGATTTGATTCTTCATCATAATTTAATACTTCTAAAACAGCGAATACCCAGATCAAAAAATCGTCAAATTATAGTTAAGGTTAAAACTTTATGGTGAAATCATGGTAAAGATCAAATCGTTATTTATGAAACTATGGCAAAGATTGAAACTTTATGGTAAAAATTATATTCCGTATTATATGTATACATGATTGAAGATTTTAACATGAATTTATGAGGAAATTAAATAGAAGTTTGACTTTTGATTAACTTACTGAAGAAAATGAGAGTTGCAGCAGCACCGAGGAAATCAAAAAATGGTGCCGTCCTTTGAAGACAGAAGACAAGGTTTCTGGGTTTGATTGGATATGGAGATTAAGGAAGGTGTAGAGACACGGAGAGATGAGGAAAGGTTTGATAAATTTTTAAGATTGTGAGGTGTTTAGAAGAGGTAACCTGTTCAACAGGTTGCCCTTCCACCAAAGCAATTGAAGTTAAATGATGGCAAAGTTTGGTTTATTCTGGGATATTTAAAAGTTGGGATTATTTTAAGCAAGACGTGCATAGTTGGGATTATTCCCATCAATTAACccttatttttatataataagaaAGGAGCGTTGCATGCTGTCCCACATAGCGACTCCGCTAAAACTTTGATGATGTACATTTTTTTCTTAAATGATAATAGTGCAACTGAATAAAAAATTTTagcattattattttattttatttcttttattatgaTAATTATGGGACGATGACAACATGGGAAGGTTTTTGCTCAAATAACATGGGAAGGTTATGGAGGAACGCCGCTTTCAATAATAATCGACATATTATATTCTTCAATCAATAATCAATAATTGATGTATTACGATAATATTCTACTATGAAATTTCTATGTAATATAGTTTCGTTCAATTATGATTATGTTAAAATAAGATGTCGTACTCCGTACTTGAACATGTTTACTTCTTTCTACTATCGCATGTTCGTCTCAAGTATATTACTCCtaccgtcccggtcatttgttgtcctttggttttggtacaaagaccaaggaaagagaaatgtgtcaattactaaatgacaagtggaacaaattgagtgtcaataatcaaattgcttattaagttcattcttaaaataaaaaggacaacaactcactgagacactcaaatatgaaaaaggacaacaacaAATGGCCGGGACAAGGGAGTATTACACTTTCTCCACAAATAGATCGATGAAGCTTATTCACTAAACTaaggtgctgtttggccaagcttaaaaagtgcttttgcaattgaaaaagtagtagctTGGCCAAACATGGTAAATTAGAGGGTTTTAAAAATGCTTTTGAAAAGCCAAAAACTGATTATTCACCCCCAAAAGGAGAAGTAGATAAttactacttctacttctacttttcacataaagaaccaaataagcaaacaaaagttgtattaaagtagttaggccaaacatataaattttgtgagaaaccacttttacaaaagtatggccaaacaacTAAAACTTTTCCGAAAAGTAACTTATGAATACACTCCTTTTAAAAAGGAAAAACCATTTTCCATAATCAAGGCCAAACAGCACCTAAATAGAGTGAAGCTTGATAATCTTATTTACTAGAGTAATATATATAAAATCCGGTTTATGTTAGTAGTTATTTGTATACACTTTTTAATTTCCTCCTGTAAAAAATAAAATGTCAAAAAATTATTTAGAAAGAAGCGAATAATATTATTATAGAGTATGAAATAATTCATGTAATAAACATTTAGAATTTAGTACTTCGTATATAATTGGCGATTTACGTCGATATATTAAATTCTTCATACGACAACTAAGAATCATCATAACAATTTACGGCTCTCAAATAAAGTCACCACTATTTCATCACCTCACATGTCCTACTTAGGTCATACTATTCCATTAATTAAATTTCTAATTCTACAACATTATCTTATATTTTAGTTTTGTTTAAAGAGATATACAATCGAATTTAGGTCATAAATATTATATTAAGATTcgaataatttaattattttaaatcaTTAGTAATTTCAATTCATAGTTATTGCAATAtactcatttatttacatttaactAATTACTGCTACTAAAAGAAATGTGATGGACATCAGACTTTTTTACTATTAGACACATCAGATTTTAGACTGATATTAAGTATCtaaaaaagaacataaaaaataaacaaatgaatgagatagTGTGAGTAAATAATTTGATGACGAGTATGAAAGACAGAATTGAAGTAAGAGAGGAGAACTAACATCATTACGACGAATACAACCAACATAGCCGAGGCAACTGTCGAGATATCGACAATACTTTCACCCGTATGCCTTGAATTAATACATTGGAACAATATTCCCACAATCTTTTGGTAAACATTAAGATCATTCAATCCTTGCAAGTTCCAATCCAAGGAGCTAAACAATATAAATTGTACCAACACGAAACCCAAAACCGTCATAACTAATAGTTTAGCGTGCTTGCTAGGAAGCCAGTGAAGAAACCCAATCTCCTTTGTATTTCTTAAAAGATATTCAGTCTCACTCTTTTTCACGAATTTGCCTAGTACCCATATCGATAATCTAAGGAAGGACGGAAACAATGTGTTCCCTAGGAGGATTTGAGGGATTAACATCAACAATAGACCGGAATTTTGTCGAAAAactatcatgttttcatttgtagGGATAAATCCACAACTTGCAAATGTTGAAACTATTGTAAATATTGAAAATGTAAATGTTTTTAGCCCTTTTTTCTCTAGGACATTTTTTGCAttatttgacataaaattaaaatatactaaAACCATAGAAATGCCTAACACATGAACTACTAACAAATAGGCTAAAACCATAAAACCCAAAACCTTAATTGACTTAGATTTTAAGAGAAAATCAATTTCCGATTTCGGTTTTTCTAATGCAATAATATTATTTGTACTTTGTGTACGTGAGATATTGCCTAATTCAATTTGATCAAAATTAAAACCTTCTATAGGTAAAGGAAGACTAGCGACGGAATTAACCCGACTTCTTGCTTTATGAGGGGTATACTTAAGCTTGGAGGACATAAAATGAAGGCCAACCATAGAAGTGAATACCTCCCCTCCTATAAACATCAAGATTGTCAAAATTACAAGTTGGGCATTTGAGAATACCTCCATTTCGATAGTCGACATACTCGAAACTGTTGTGGCTGACACTGAAGTGAAGAAGAGATCTAGGGCCTTAGGCCTGGTGGGGTAACTCCTTGGTTTAATCGCTCCTAAGACTAAAAACCCGATGGACGATACGAAGGTGAAGTAACTTACCTCAATCCAAAAATggctaaggccctgttctttctggctttttagagccgaatcaatcgaatcgaatcaatgagtgaatcaatcaatcgaaatCGAATCGAATCCAATGGAATGAAatccaatcaatcaatcgaatcaatggagccgATCAATCGAATCAATAAGCCCATAGAAtaagccg
This sequence is a window from Silene latifolia isolate original U9 population chromosome 8, ASM4854445v1, whole genome shotgun sequence. Protein-coding genes within it:
- the LOC141595836 gene encoding cation transporter HKT1;3-like; protein product: MFIGGEVFTSMVGLHFMSSKLKYTPHKARSRVNSVASLPLPIEGFNFDQIELGNISRTQSTNNIIALEKPKSEIDFLLKSKSIKVLGFMVLAYLLVVHVLGISMVLVYFNFMSNNAKNVLEKKGLKTFTFSIFTIVSTFASCGFIPTNENMIVFRQNSGLLLMLIPQILLGNTLFPSFLRLSIWVLGKFVKKSETEYLLRNTKEIGFLHWLPSKHAKLLVMTVLGFVLVQFILFSSLDWNLQGLNDLNVYQKIVGILFQCINSRHTGESIVDISTVASAMLVVFVVMMYLPPYTSFLPTKEEEEDQHSQNLCNKEENKRKNKINLENVIFSQLSYLTIFIIIICITEREKIKNDPLNFNVLNIVIEVISAYGNVGFSTGYSCARQLKHDATCVDKWYGFVGRWSDQGKIVLIIVMFFGRLKKFNMRGGKAWELL